A single region of the Lotus japonicus ecotype B-129 chromosome 4, LjGifu_v1.2 genome encodes:
- the LOC130710253 gene encoding nucleoside hydrolase 3-like produces the protein MIQHSCVSTLRRCWVSLVLVLLIVAATNLGGAAVVDEAKLPRRILMDTDVDTDDFFALLYLLKLNRSQFQLEGITINANSWLDAGHAVNQIYDILYMMGRDDIAVGVGGEGGILPNGTILPNVGGYLPIIEQGITTVGGCRYRRAIPLGLGGRLDIDANFGIRKAFLPQGKRKYTPLKQPTSQEVLIEKISEGPITLLVTGVHTNIAIFLMNNPHLKKNVEHIYIMGGGVRSSNPTGCCPKNASSSSCVPRQCGDRGNMFTDYNTNPYAEFNMFGDPFAAYQVIHSGIPITLVPLDATNTIPINEEFFDVFEKTQETYEAQYIFKSLKMARDTWFDDQFYSSYFMWDSFAAGIAVSTMSKSNNPEGENEFAEMEYINITVVTSNKPYGISDGSNPLFDGLKVPKFNLEKGGVHSGHIQQGLRDPLCFVKNGRGRCQDGYTSEAHGPDSVRVLVATKAKPNRDVRSSLDREYYKSFLNVLKQPQHTGKFNFTTQFPYYKEVTYKPDFHNKTLGKPVVFDMDMSAGDFLALFYLLKVPVEVINLKAIIVSPTGWANAATIDIIYDLLHMMGRDDIPVGLGDVFAVNQSDPIFSAVGDCKYVRAIPHGSGGFLDSDTLYGLARDLPRSPRRYTAENSVKFGAPRDTDHPELRQPLAMEVWESVLQTTEPGSKITVLTNGPLTNLAKVVSVENIRSRIKEVYVVGGHISQNANDRGNIFSVPSNQYAEFNMFLDPLAAKTVFESEVNITLIPLSAQRKVSSFSTAIGQLRTKSTTPEAVFSKRLLSSLYHLKQIHNKYHHMDTFLGEILGAVTLADTSKLDPRFELKPVKVLADGVESTDGKIAVEKHGKLVRILSRVSAMAYYNLLADKLGDHNQSAKVGSFEEQTRKWRHSPDKV, from the exons GGAATCACGATCAATGCAAATAGTTGGTTAGATGCTGGACATGCTGTGAATCAAATTTATGACATACTTTATATGATGGGGCGAGATGATATTGCAGTTGGAGTTGGAGGTGAAGGTGGAATACTACCAAATGGTACCATACTCCCTAATGTTGGTGGATATCTTCCAATCATAGAACAG GGAATTACCACTGTTGGGGGTTGCAGATACAGAAGGGCCATTCCTTTGGGTCTTGGAGGGCGATTAGATATTGATGCAAACTTTGGTATCAGAAAGGCTTTCCTACCGCAG GGCAAAAGGAAATACACTCCATTAAAACAACCAACTTCTCAGGAAGTGCTGATTGAAAAAATATCTGAAGGTCCCATAACCCTGTTAGTGACTGGAGTACACACAAACATTGCAATTTTCCTAATGAATAACCCACACCTAAAGAAAAATGTGGAGCACATTTACATCATGGGTGGTGGTGTAAGGTCGAGCAACCCAACTGGTTGCTGCCCCAAAAATGCTTCATCTTCCTCCTGTGTGCCTCGACAGTGCGGTGACCGCGGCAACATGTTTACTGATTATAATACTAACCCTTATGCAGAGTTCAACATGTTCGGTGACCCTTTTGCAGCATACCAG GTGATTCACTCTGGAATTCCCATCACCCTTGTTCCTCTTGATGCAACAAACACAATCCCCATCAATGAAGAATTCTTTGATGTATTTGAAAAGACTCAAGAAACTTATGAGGCACAATATATATTCAAGTCATTGAAAATGGCTCGTGATACATGGTTTGACGACCAATTCTATTCG AGTTATTTTATGTGGGACTCTTTTGCAGCTGGTATAGCTGTTTCAACTATGAGTAAATCCAATAACCCTGAAGGAGAAAATGAATTTGCTGAAATGGAATATATAAACATAACTGTTGTTACTTCAAACAAGCCTTATGGGATATCTGATGGCTCTAATCCACTCTTTGATGGCCTAAAAGTTCCTAAGTTCAATTTAGAGAAAGGTGGGGTGCATAGTGGTCATATTCAACAAGGACTTAGAGATCCACTTTGCTTTGTCAAGAATGGGAGAGGAAGATGCCAG GATGGTTATACATCAGAGGCACATGGTCCTGACTCAGTGAGGGTACTTGTTGCCACAAAAGCAAAGCCTAACCGGGATGTTAGGAGCTCCCTTGATAGAGAATATTATAAAAGCTTCTTGAAT GTTCTAAAGCAACCACAACATACTGGGAAGTTCAACTTCACCACACAGTTTCCTTACTACAAAGAAGTAACTTACAAGCCCGATTTTCATAACAAAACACTTGGGAAACCTGTTGTGTTTGACATGGACATGAGTGCAGGAGATTTTTTGGCTCTGTTTTACCTCCTTAAAGTTCCCGTTGAAGTAATCAACCTCAAG GCAATCATTGTGAGTCCTACTGGATGGGCAAATGCAGCAACAATAGACATAATCTATGACTTACTGCACATGATGGGCCGTGACGATATCCCAGTTGGTCTCGGAGATGTTTTTGCCGTGAATCAATCGGATCCAATATTTTCAGCTGTTGGAGATTGCAAGTATGTTAGAGCCATTCCCCATGGAAGTGGGGGGTTTCTAGACTCTGACACACTTTATGGTCTTGCTCGCGATCTACCACGCAGCCCAAGAAG GTATACAGCAGAAAACTCTGTGAAGTTCGGGGCTCCTCGCGATACAGATCACCCGGAACTCAGGCAACCACTAGCTATGGAAGTTTGGGAGTCTGTATTACAAACAACTGAACCAGGATCTAAGATTACAGTATTAACCAATGGACCCTTGACTAATTTGGCAAAGGTTGTATCAGTAGAAAACATAAGATCTAGAATCAAG GAGGTTTATGTAGTTGGGGGACACATCAGCCAGAATGCCAATGATAGAGGAAACATCTTTTCAGTTCCTTCCAACCAATATGCAGAATTCAACATGTTCCTAGATCCTTTGGCTGCCAAGACAGTGTTTGAATCTGAAGTTAACATAACATTGATTCCTCTTAGTGCACAGCGCAAAGTAAGTTCATTTTCAACCGCCATAGGTCAGTTACGTACGAAATCAACAACTCCTGAGGCTGTATTTTCCAAGCGTCTGCTGTCAAGCCTATACCATTTGAAGCAAATCCATAACAAGTATCATCATATG GACACATTCTTGGGGGAAATTCTAGGTGCAGTAACCTTGGCTGATACTTCAAAACTTGATCCAAGATTTGAGCTCAAGCCTGTTAAAGTCTTAGCTGATGGTGTTGAATCTACTGATGGAAAAATTGCGGTGGAGAAACATGGAAAATTAGTTAGAATTTTAAGTCGAGTGAGTGCCATGGCTTATTATAATTTGCTTGCTGATAAGCTTGGCGATCATAATCAATCAGCTAAGGTTGGAAGCTTTGAAGAACAAACCAGAAAATGGCGTCATTCTCCTGATAAAGTGTAG